A region from the Carcharodon carcharias isolate sCarCar2 chromosome 29, sCarCar2.pri, whole genome shotgun sequence genome encodes:
- the LOC121271091 gene encoding nectin-2-like produces the protein MESIFGTILFLTLIPLVCNAEELSVNEFATGYLGMEVMLPCQLQTSQPGLTVIQVTWARKADQWRTLALCNPKHGTSYPQRPGSSRLRFKNPSCQDATLVVSDLEMSDSDVYNCKFTTYPNGSIWGDIILKVLAEPLPERRRHTLSVAVYVVMVLLLVTMSIRLTKLFCTARIQDVKNRSPGLQQGDCTVEYAILNLKTPQAAERQAEKFPEEKVTDSTTTVYAVVYGKSTHPIFTV, from the exons ATGGAGTCCATTTTCGGCACGATCTTGTTTTTAACCCTCATCCCACTTG TCTGCAATGCCGAGGAATTAAGTGTGAACGAGTTTGCCACCGGCTATTTGGGAATGGAAGTGATGCTCCCATGTCAGTTACAAACTTCCCAACCGGGTCTGACAGTAATCCAGGTCACCTGGGCGAGGAAAGCTGATCAATGGAGAACCCTGGCACTCTGCAATCCAAAACATGGAACAAGCTACCCACAGCGACCCGGCTCCTCGCGGCTACGATTCAAAAATCCCTCTTGCCAGGATGCCACGCTGGTAGTTTCAGATCTGGAAATGAGCGATTCAGATGTATACAATTGCAAGTTCACTACATACCCCAATGGAAGCATATGGGGGGATATCATCCTGAAAGTACTAG CTGAACCCCTGCCTGAAAGGCGCAGGCATACCCTTTCCGTTGCAGTTTatgtggtgatggtgctgctgctcgTTACAATGTCAATTCGCTTAACAAAGCTATTCTGTACAGCACGGATTCAAG ATGTCAAGAACAGATCTCCTGGACTGCAG CAGGGTGATTGCACAGTGGAATATGCCATCTTAAACCTGAAAACTCCCCAAGCAGCCGAGAGGCAAGCAGAAAAATTTCCAGAAGAGAAGGTGACTGACTCCACGACGACTGTGTACGCAGTAGTGTACGGCAAATCAACACATCCAATTTTTACTGTATAA